One part of the Rutidosis leptorrhynchoides isolate AG116_Rl617_1_P2 chromosome 1, CSIRO_AGI_Rlap_v1, whole genome shotgun sequence genome encodes these proteins:
- the LOC139885715 gene encoding F-box protein CPR1-like: MVEQMIESSFDYLLPELIIDIFIRLPVKTLIRCTSVCKSWYTLIRNPNFVISHFNSFINRYKHHDNGYILFGSPNSCHLVFDTTFKLLSVIQTPFIVSPNHKSSLNFIGSCNGLLCLAPGLDYNLGNDVYIWNPLVNASKKLPPSQFSDEFTDDKWIVLRLGFGFHELSNDYKVIRLVYFTEGRSFTSVDVSPLVEIYSLKTNAWKIVCTEVPPIVTQSVVTSHKGVFYWMGFKSIRDDPLENYIMSFDLDDEKFREIEQPSVDFPFSLLAVRGSAESLFAIYSKFFGGQNDILVLWKLDLYSRSWTKAYTIQCYRGVWWTLGFTRSGKFLYANLERELVSFDLESLQTEVHHLEVAVSRSAVDVNYTESLLLFDH, encoded by the coding sequence ATGGTAGAACAGATGATTGAATCAAGTTTTGACTACTTACTACCGGAGCTTATAATCGATATATTCATACGATTACCAGTCAAAACCCTAATCCGATGCACCTCCGTTTGCAAATCATGGTACACTCTCATCAGAAACCCTAATTTCGTCATTTCACATTTCAATTCGTTCATTAATCGTTATAAGCATCATGATAACGGATATATACTGTTTGGTAGCCCTAATTCCTGTCATCTAGTATTTGATACCACTTTTAAATTATTGTCTGTTATTCAGACTCCCTTCATTGTCAGTCCTAATCATAAATCATCTTTAAATTTCATCGGTTCGTGTAACGGATTGTTGTGTTTAGCACCTGGATTGGATTATAATTTAGGTAATGATGTGTATATATGGAACCCATTAGTTAATGCTAGTAAGAAGCTTCCACCATCGCAGTTTTCGGACGAGTTTACGGATGACAAATGGATCGTGTTGCGACTAGGGTTTGGTTTTCATGAATTGAGTAACGATTATAAGGTGATTCGTCTTGTTTACTTTACGGAAGGCCGTAGTTTTACGTCTGTAGATGTGTCCCCTTTAGTTGAGATTTATAGTTTGAAAACGAATGCGTGGAAGATTGTTTGTACTGAAGTTCCGCCGATTGTGACACAAAGTGTAGTGACGTCTCATAAAGGGGTTTTTTATTGGATGGGATTTAAAAGTATTCGAGATGATCCTTTGGAGAACTACATCATGTCATTTGATCTTGATGATGAGAAGTTTAGGGAGATTGAACAGCCTTCAGTTGATTTTCCGTTTTCTTTATTGGCGGTGAGGGGATCAGCTGAATCGTTGTTTGCTATATACTCGAAGTTCTTTGGTGGACAAAATGATATTCTGGTGTTGTGGAAGTTGGATTTGTATAGCCGGAGTTGGACAAAAGCGTATACGATTCAGTGTTATAGAGGTGTGTGGTGGACATTAGGGTTTACGAGAAGTGGGAAGTTTTTAtatgctaatttggagagggagcTTGTTTCATTTGATCTTGAAAGCCTTCAAACTGAAGTTCATCATCTTGAAGTTGCTGTTAGTCGGTCTGCGGTTGATGTTAATTATACGGAAAGCCTTTTGTTATTTGATCATTGA